The nucleotide window TGGTTCCGGTAACAACGCCTTTCATAATCATATCACAGAAACACACAGAtcagaaaataattataaataatgaatgaatatattcaaatatacaaGAGTAAATTACCAGTATTCTTGGCTGGCCTGGAGAGCTTGAGTGTTTCAGTTGAGATCCTGAACGTAAGAGAGGAAATCTCATTGGAGAGTTTCCTCTTTTACCTGCAatattcacacacacacacacgcttTACTTGTCTGCAATCTGAGAAAATCCAAATTAGAGAGAGATAGCATTTGCTTAGTTGTTTGTACTGTTTGGCGTTCTGTTGTTGctgatgttgttgttgtgtaAGAAGGAGAAGCTTCCTGTCTTATAAGCTTTTCTGCATTCGACCAACCAATAATCCGGTTTACAAAACAATTAAAACCAGAGACACCAGAAGATGAAGATAAGATTATACCTTGTAGTAGTAATTGGGTGGTTTTCTAGTATTGTTGATCGAACAGCTTTCAGGCATTTTTTCAGAAGAATGATTCAGATATCACAACAAACATAACCAAATCAAACAATCGCATATAAGATAAAACATATCTAATTACCATTTTTGAACCTATGCGAGTCATCTCCTGCAGAGAAACTTGTGCCTCTTCCACGTTCACCTCTTCCATGTTCTTGTATACAAAGAATATATGTGATAAAACATTATCAGATTGATAGAGAGTTAGAATGGATACAAAAAAATATGGGGAGGGGAAAGGGGTATACGAGGGAAAAAGTAACGCTTATGATGGTGAGGAGGAGATTGAATGAGAAAGCAATGCTGAGAAGTCCCACTCTTCCCCATGTACTCtctgcatagtttcatcctctACAACAACACAATGTCATAATGTGAGAGTTGTGTTGTCTTCATTAGAGTTTGAAAAGACTCAGTGATTACAACTTAGCTTACTTGTTCGAGAGAAGATAAACGAAGATGAGTAGTGGAGAAATGGGCTGAGTCATCAGAGAGAAAAGAATTGAATTTATCAGAGACAGAACCAAGATGATCCACTGTGTTCACTACTGCCTTGGCTGCATACTCTTTCAACGTCTCTATCACCCTATATCATCATTCATTCATTTCCTATCAGAAAAATTCACACTTACTTTgcagaatattttaaaaaggatAATTACGTTTCTTTGTGTTCTTCTTTTCCATAAGATGTTTCGAAGTACTCAGCAGCTGAGTATAACTGTTTCCGCAAGTTCCTTAAATCCTTTTAAAAGAACACAAAAACAAGAGAGACTATGAATCTTGAATTAatagaaaaaaagtaaaaaaaaaatcagaaaatccaAATATATGGTTGGGGAAAGAGAGGTAGAGAAGGATCAAACCTTGAGAGTTTGTGAGAATTGAAGAGTCTGCTGCATGAAGAGTTCGTCATGATTGGAAGACTGATGAAGAACGATGGCTAAAGACGTAGAGGTCTCCATTTGTGTTCCGATTTTAATGAGAGGAGGAAGATAATGGAGTAAGTAagtaagagagagagatccAAGTGGAGCCACTGCAAGACTAACACATTCCATACCTTCTTCTCAAGTTTAATTATTTTCCTATTTAATTGCTAATTATTTCAGGGagaatcaaattttaatttctttccAAAGACCAgtataaacaaatttataacTGGTTACGCGCGGACGAGTTAGAAAAAAAGTCCAAAGCGCCGACAAATCCAACATAACGAGCCGGATAAATGCATTTAGGCCACATGATAATACTACTTTTTAATCTTTTATCAACTAATAACAATTATTTAAAGCGTTAATGATGGGAGACATTATAGAAAAATACATAAGTCAGGAAAAAAATGAAGGAAAGTGTTAGTTGGAAAATAATGGAGAGCAGAAAGTAgagaataattattttaacattttgtttATTAAAGGAGAAAACAACTTCTCAACAATTTTTCAATCTATTGTCCCTTTcttgatataaaaataaattgaatgaATACCGAAAATAATACAGAAAGTAGAGAATACATAAGTGTGAATACAAAAGTTGGAGGGACACACACTACATACATAGATATAGGAATCAAAATCCAATCACGGACTCCATTTAATGGGTGTGTGTTGCCTTTATGATATAGGGGCTAAAAGATCGAGCATGTGAAGTGATATCGAAGTTTGCATTATAACCAGACGACAAAAAACACCCAAAAATTATTGAATTGCAGGTCACGAGAGACAGTAACCATTAGCTAAAAATCCAATGAATGGGATTCACTTCTTTTGTTGGGGCGCGAGGTGGGGGGATAATGAAAAGTTTATGAAACTATCCCAAAAGGGAGGATATGGAAGGATAAATAATCTTGGATTGCATGGTATCTCCTTTCACGGTGTAGTTTCTTTGGTTTCCTGGAACACAACCATCGCCGAGTTAGAAATGATCATGAGGGATGAGACAATGAAGATCGtctcaaattatattaagaccttgttcaaaaaaaaaatattaactatatatttaacaatgtaatgaaataattttaaaaattaatagctttataatcatatatatttgaagtttctttttgaattataaactatatttataagaatacattaaaaaaattgaaattttaaactaaacttatatatttaatttggaaaatttcttaacatatttttatttttagatttaggtTCTGCTGGACTACTCCACTAGCACATGCTGTTAAACGGTTCTGTTTCAAGGTGGAGGTGGTGGGTAGGTATAAGACAAGATTCACGTACAAATGAGAAAGAGCAATAGTCAATTCGTGAGGAGGTGCATTGAGGGTGTATTATCAAACAGAGATATGGGACGTGTCAAAAGTTAGGTTCTAAACCAGCTAGTAAACCTTAAACCAATATGTTGAGCAGTGTAGCCAGTCCATGCAACAAGCCTTGATAATTTACTGTTTGATCCATAGTACCGTGgcaattttttatagaaaatcaaACAGAAAGTTGAAGCCGGATACCTTGAGGAGGTGAGACAAGAGATTAGTGCAGGTAGGTAGGTAGGTAGGTAGGGTATCGAAATCCATCCCCGCCTGGCCGCCTTGAACACCTCTCGAACTGCTGCTAGACCTCCGTTAGTTGTGGATCCATCTCTTTCTCCCAGAGTCGATGtgaatataatttgaatataatAATTACTCTTTGCCTTTTTTTCTCTATTGAGTAGGCCTGACAAATGAATCTAAGGAATACTAAAACTTATGGGCTTTAAAATAGCCCCATAGAAGCTTCCAGGTACAATCTAATACGTGTTACCGCCGTAGACACCAGTCACACAGTCTCTCAAAACTTGTTTTGCTTAAATGATACTGACACATAGACATagcactctctctctctcattcgtCAACGCGTTTTTGTGGgactttaaaacaaaaaaaaatcggtCTGGTCCACGAAGCCTTAGCCTCCAAGACAAATCAACTCAATTTATAGAAAGTTTACAAATTAATATTGtaatataagaagaaaaaaaattatttaggactttcttccctctctctctcatacGCATAATCATCAACCACGTCAATTTTCAAAATAGTTATTCTTCTAGACCGCGTCTATCTAACTGCTACCTGCCGCCTTTGCACTCACTCCTTCAAATTTAtctttgaaaatcaaatatcattattttacgaaattaaacaaaaatacgACTTATAAACTCTAGGtgattttgcttctttttttttggatttatcCGTATTCAAGTGAGACTAGTTTTTGTTTCCTAGTAAACCAAatattgtttttgaaaaaaaaacaaatattagttttgaacattttttttaaccGGAAGTTTGTAATCATTGTAATCAAATAGTAAGATGAAGGATTTGGTATATCACCACATTTCAGTTTCACATTTTTATCACCCTACTATTACATTCCAGTCCATTTGAATACTTAGGAAATGGTTTATCCGTGGACTGCACCTCACATCCGAAAATTGAGTATGTGATTTTAATAGATccagatttaattttttttatacaaaacattttactttttttctaaTCTACTTTGTCAGATTCACACGCAACCTTGggggaaattaaaataaacaaatgaaaaagGGGGGGTTTTCACTTTCCAGGAAATTTCGTActgaaagatatataaataagatGATAAACTCCCTCGCTCCAATGAAAACCTTACAAATTTTCAACACACCAAATCTTTTGTTACTTACTTCTCACCAAAACTTGTCTACTTAACAAGCCTCCCCAAATCTCACAATTTCATTCACAAGTCGGATCTGTAATATCGtagaaaacacacacacaaaagtgATCATGGATAATAACAATAATCAACAAACGTTTTGGCAGTTCAGCGATCAATTGAGAGTCCAGACGCCGCACAATCTTTCCTTAAACGACTCCATCTGGAGCACCTACAAACGCACCGACGACCGTCGAAACTTCGACATCCCCGCCGACAAAAACCCTATCCAGTATCCGAatcataacaacaacaacaacaaggcTACTtccgacaacaacaacaacaacgctGCTAGCTGGAACACCTGGAAGTCGAGCTCAAACGGTTTCGGACCCATCGGCTCAAAGTCGACATCCAACAACGTCAACTTCAACCACGCCGACAAATTCAGCAACCCCTGGAAATTCAACTCCGACGTCAACGGCGATTTCAACAAGGGCATCTATTCCTCCTCTCCCAAGAGCTATGGCTTAAATTTCAAGAACAAGGGGATCATCGATGACGATCATCATTTCCACCAGAAAGCAGGAGGAGGGAAAAAGAACAGGAAGAATCACAATCATCAGAAGAATAATAATAACAAGGAAGATGAtcacaagaacaacaacaacgacAAGAGGTTTAAAACTCTTCCTCCAGCGGAGGCACTTCCCAGGAACGAGACCATCGGTGGTTACATCTTCGTCTGCAACAACGACACCATGGAGGAGAATCTCAAGCGCCAGCTTTTCGGGTTGCCTCCCAGATACAGGGACTCCGTCAGAGCCATCACGCCCGGTCTTCCTCTCTTCCTCTACAACTACTCCACTCACCAGCTTCACGGTATTTACCAGGCCGCTAGCTTTGGTGGAACCAACATTGAGCTCAGCGCCTTTGAAGACAAGAAATGCCCTGGCGAGTCTCGGTTCCCTGCTCAGGTGAGGGCCATCACGAGGAAAGTGTGTTTGCCACTCGAAGAAGATTCCTTCCGTCCCATTCTCCACCACTACGACGGCCCTAAGTTCCGCCTCGAACTCACCGTCCCTGAGGTTTGTTTTTAAACACTTCTTGATTCATACATACAAGATTCTTTCTCTTTTTAAGTTTCTGGTTCTGATGATTAATGTTTGATGATTTTCTTTGCAGGTTCTTTCTCTATTGGACATTTTTGCTGAGCAAAACCCTTGAATTCGTTGGGTTTGGATTtaagaaaacaacaacaacatgaagACAGACTAAAGTTCCCTTTCATCATATCCACAAAGAGATATTTATACATATCATCCCTATATATGAGGAGTATTATTAGTAATTGTCTCAAGAAAATGGTGCTagtttattttctataatatttacCAAGAGAGGATGTTTTAAATTAGATAGGAGATGGGCTATGTTTCCGTGGGTGAGATGAACAAAACAAATCATATCTTTCACTTTGTGTTTGTGTAAAGTAAATAAAGTTTCATGTGTTACCCCCAAAACTGGCGTGAATGAGAAGTTGATCCATGTATGTATTTATTACAACCTTTGCTCTTCTATTCCCATAACCCCATCTATGATATTCATAGCTATTTGCATTTTGGCTAATACTACAGTTCGAAACAAATGAATAATGAATTAATTTGGTTGTTCTTAATACATTTTCTGTAATATCTTGTATCAATTGAATCCAACCTTGTGAAAGAGTTGTTTCTGTATGTAAAATTTTCCACGAAGCGACGACCATTTAGggaaaaaacaatttaaaaataaataagaagttAACAAAACAGGAACacgaaaagagagaaagatcaGTTGAAACAGCAAATTGACAAGTTATCAGTCTAGAGAAAGGAAAACGCGTTAAGAAAAAtggtaataatttttttttaagtggaaCATGACagttgttaaaaataaaaaagtggaACATGACATCGAGAGAGATAcaattgttgtatttttttcGTTGGTCGGCAATAACTTTTTGTACTTTTGTGCGAGATTCTGACCATATAACCAATTAGGGAGAAAATGTCAGGAGCAtcattaaaaaagaaagaaaagagaaggcAACGTGGAGAGATTAGATAATGTTTGTTGTCGGAAAAGAAGACTTTCGAACCATGTGTATGGTGCTTCGTGTTTTGTCTCAGTGTTGGttcacacttgccttgaacgcATGGAAATGTATTCGTCTCTTATAAACCGTGCAtgcatgtgtgtgtgttttgtacGCCATGGGCTAAGGTTGGGCTTGGGTCTTTTAGCTTTACATATAACGCAATCCACAAATCACCAACATTGACGGAAAGTCTTTGAATGGAAACTTTGTTGATTACAAATGAGAAAAGTGAAAGATCTTTCTTGGTTTGCACTTAAGACTTTTGACTATTTCACTTGCTGCGACTTTAGGTGAAACTTTGTTTTGGGGatgcaaaagaaaaacaatccAAGATAGAAGCAAATCAAGAGATGATTGCTCTGCAAGACAGTCTCAAACAACTATTTAAACATCATTTGTGCAAAATTCTATACTT belongs to Brassica rapa cultivar Chiifu-401-42 chromosome A07, CAAS_Brap_v3.01, whole genome shotgun sequence and includes:
- the LOC103850251 gene encoding B2 protein encodes the protein MDNNNNQQTFWQFSDQLRVQTPHNLSLNDSIWSTYKRTDDRRNFDIPADKNPIQYPNHNNNNNKATSDNNNNNAASWNTWKSSSNGFGPIGSKSTSNNVNFNHADKFSNPWKFNSDVNGDFNKGIYSSSPKSYGLNFKNKGIIDDDHHFHQKAGGGKKNRKNHNHQKNNNNKEDDHKNNNNDKRFKTLPPAEALPRNETIGGYIFVCNNDTMEENLKRQLFGLPPRYRDSVRAITPGLPLFLYNYSTHQLHGIYQAASFGGTNIELSAFEDKKCPGESRFPAQVRAITRKVCLPLEEDSFRPILHHYDGPKFRLELTVPEVLSLLDIFAEQNP
- the LOC103850250 gene encoding protein ABIL4, coding for MECVSLAVAPLGSLSLTYLLHYLPPLIKIGTQMETSTSLAIVLHQSSNHDELFMQQTLQFSQTLKDLRNLRKQLYSAAEYFETSYGKEEHKETVIETLKEYAAKAVVNTVDHLGSVSDKFNSFLSDDSAHFSTTHLRLSSLEQRMKLCREYMGKSGTSQHCFLIQSPPHHHKRYFFPQHGRGERGRGTSFSAGDDSHRFKNAVRSTILENHPITTTRKAYKTGSFSFLHNNNISNNRTPNSKRGNSPMRFPLLRSGSQLKHSSSPGQPRILALLPEPERAISLSTSREIVEIKQKSSLRKGKKSLMLKALMSMSSKSRN